The Misgurnus anguillicaudatus chromosome 12, ASM2758022v2, whole genome shotgun sequence region AAGAGCATTAGGCAAGCCTTATCTTGAATACATGCTGTGTCACGATGCAATCTTAACCAGCTCTGCCTCCAACCGCTCTGGTTTTCATCCAAAACATGATGGACATCATGAGTCACTGCTTTATTCCCTGGAGTGCTGACTCAGGTCGTGATGAAAGTGGAAGAAGATGCAGCCACATTTACTTCCTGTCCATCCATAATTATCTATTGATTCATTGATCTGTCTCTTTAGCTTGCTTGGTTTTAAATATCCCTTTGTATCCAGACTTGCTaatgttatatttacatttattttggcaGACCTTTatatttatcagtatgtgtgtaccttgggatcgaacccatgacttttgtATTGCTAACACAGTGCTCTACCAATTGGGCTACAGTTTGTTTCATGCTTATTCTAAATTTTTTGTCTGctcatatatttattttcatttgaataTATGCTATGTAAGTGTATGTTGTTAACCCTGTGTTGTGTCACCTGTCCAGACATTTCAGCGCTTTGAGGAGGCTGTATGGCAAACAGGTGATCATCAACCTGCTGGGTATGAAGGAGGGTGAGCACATGCTCAGCAAAGCATTCCAGGTGATTGTTATTTTAAACACTGAAAACGTTCTGCTTGAATGGATTACTAAGCTGTCTTTCAATGCCCAAATGTCTAAATTGGTTTGTACACACGATTGTTGTGTTATGTTAAGTCGGAAGTCTTTGTCTTCGCCCACAGAGTCACCTAAAAGCTTCAGAACACGCCAACGCTGTGAAAATGTTGAACTTTGACTATCATCAAATGGTTAAAGGTGGGAAGACAGACAAGCTCACCACTGTTCTGAAACCTCAGATCAGCAAGTTTCTGGAGGAATGTGGTTTCTTTAGCCATTCAACAGAGTCCGGCATTCAGAGGTGAGGTGAAGtactatacactctaaaaaaacaaacggtgctatatagaaccaaaactgttgctttggatcgtaatcatagaagaaccgtttttagtgccatatagcaccggtgaagcaccagtgaagcacctgtgtagaaccatataggggccatatagaaccactatagcaccaaatatggttctacatagcactatatggttctacacagatgcttcactggtgcttcaccggtgctatatggcactaaaaacggttcttctatgattacgagcaaagaaccacttttggtgctatatagcaccgtttgtttacAGCCAGTCATGTGACTGCTTTTATTGTTGAAGTATCAGACAAAGAAGGGGCGCATGTCAGCTAATGCAGATATTCTTAAAATGACAAAAGAAATGCTGCCTACATAGATAAaagttattataattattaaaaataataaacatacagTTGTTCTTTCCCACTGCAGGTGCCAAGCGGGGACCATCCGTTCCAATTGTCTAGACTGTTTGGATAGGACGAACAGCGTCCAGGCCTTCATTGCACTTGAGGCAAGTTCTGTTTATTCACTATGACAGCTACTTTTTGCAAATACATTCACTTtctttgtttaattgttatctGTTATATCTTTACTCTTGAGATGCTTCCAAAACAGTTGGAAGACATGGGACTGACTGAGAAGCCTCAGTTGGTGGCACGGTTTCAGGAGGTCTTCCGAACCATGTGGTCCACCAATGGAGACTCCATCAGCAAGATCTACGCAGGCACCGGTGCTCTGGATGGCAAGGCTAAGGTGTGTGTCATCATAAAGTTGCTGAACTTTCGAATCTTAAGCCATTCAGCAAGACACTTTACTCCGGGTTGCTCCAGGGGATTTGTCTCCTGTAATTAATGTGCTGTAAATGGGTATTCAGTATTCACACACTGATAGCGATTTACAGTAGAAGTCATTCATTCCTAATGAGAGTTGGTAATTTGAGGCGACCAGAACGTTGGAGCCGTGGTGGACAGATTAACTTTATCCAAATGAGCTGCAGTGTCCCTACAGAATTGCAGTGTTAGACATGTATAAATCTCACATACAATTATATTCTTCTCTCAAAAAGGTAAAATGCCAATTTCAGGGAGGTAATGTTGTCTTAACAAAATCATAATCAGCTACTTTATATGATAAATGTATGatatatgttttaaattagtagtgctttaaagggacacttcacccatttggattaagctttgtatagttagaaccacagtcatgtttttgaatggtcgtgcatcattttctCAGATCCGCTGAAagaggagaaatacagatttcagtgttgcacttccttctttcaatgatgtaaaaaccatcattttgtatcattgaaagcaggaagtccaatatctttgttgaggtggtgagactacaaacaccccgtttcttggtcaaataggcaccaaattcgaaatgtatgttacatttcgactacaaatatgacacacttttaataaagattaaggtttctacgggtgaaatgctcctttaaacaAATGTTAGCAAATGGGGTCCAAGTCGAGAGCTAAAATGTAGTGTCTGTGCCATTTTCTAACCCTATAAAACTGTCTTGTGTTGCTCTTTAACTTCATATCTGCTGTTTTTCTCTGCTTTCCTATGGATGTTTCCTTTCCTGTGTGGTAAGTTGACAGTGGCTATACTTGTGTGATTTAAGCTGTGATCATTTTGCTTTGAGTTCTTCTGTTTTGCAAGGAGAAATAGAGATTACTGCAACTGACAGTGCTGTCAACTTTTATTCTCTGTAAAACCATTATAATGACCTCAGACTTTTAGGGATTTATCTATCcacaatattaaataaatattatataagcGTAACTTTTGAGTGTGTTTATACTATATGCATACTTAGTTTTAATGTccctccatatttatttttcaatctattttattaagatacaaactatgtacacaaaattaaaacaaaacaattttcaaatctaaatgtcttcttcaggcatcagacagtatttagtgtgacacCTCTTGGcatgaaacacatcttgagcttttttgaggagactgaagtcttgaagtcattcgattagaattagaaattaggatttaattttatttaggtttaagagatcctgcagctgcctgctattgctcaagtggaaggggattACCCTAAATatttgacacttcagcttatactttatattactgtttttaataatacatacaagtttcctgtattttctagttgtattctattaaagagacataatatatattatcactataacattgcaaaaacaacaaatctaattatGGCATGggggcctaagacttttgcacagtactatatttttttcttttgagcTCTTCTTGTTTGGTTATTTGTTGACATTGTTCCACCCCTACTAAGTTATTTGTTTTCTTGTGTTCTCTTTACTCTCCGTAGGGTGGAAAGCTGAAAGACGGTGCTCGTTCTGTCACCAGAACCATCCAGAACAACTTCTTTGACAGCTCTAAGCAGGAAGCCATTGACGTACTGAGACTGGGCAGCACCCTTAACAGTGACCTTGCAGATAAAGCACGAGCCCTTCTCACAACCAGCAGCCTGTATGGTACGATATACATCACAGTCCCATTTCAACACCGACGGAAAAAATTATGTGCACTGATATAGCTTTTCTATATGTAAATTATGCAATGATGTAAAATATGTAAACAATCGAGCATTAAAACCTTGGTATACCCCAAAAACAAAATCAAGACTTTGTAAAAAAGCGCATTAGGCCCCttttaatgctgcgttcacaccagctgcggtagaggtgtcaagcACGAGTCATTCcaatgtaaagtcaatgtgaagatgctttgacgcgcgtctggaggcatctagtttgcgcgaatggtgcgaattgagcattgccgcagCAAATGCGCGAGTTAAAAATTTTTAACTTTGCCGGAGAAATGCACCACGTTAACAAATCAGGAGCTAGCTCTactagtgacgtgattacaggaagcgagcggattCGCAGAATCATGAagcaaatttccgcgtgaatgtctcgatgactagaatttcacgcgcgaatgaagtgagtaaactcaaaatgttcaagcagcaaactagacacggtagACGCAAATTTGCCACCttaaacgcggctggtgtgaaacCACTGTAACATTTTATGTTGACAGCCTTGATAAATTGTATACCTTTAATGCACTGCAAATTGCTTTGAATCAAAAAatcaattaatattttaaagtaaaaatattgtgctagtaaaaaatattttaaatacataataaatgtttattagCTTTGAAAGTTTCAAGAGGACATGAACTCTTTAGTAACATAGACTAGAATACTGTAATGCgccatacacaccaaacacaaattataaaacggctcgttctggttcttcattctgattggttgaaacgcgttctaagccgtgataaaataccccggtaaacccacggttcagaccgcatcacaagtatcactgcgccactgttgctgcgtactgatttatgaaaataaacaccagtctttaatcatttttttatttttctacctttgcacaattatggcaatatccagataaatgtcaataaataaaacatttcgtcaataaagagaaaacgtcctctgaagtttttttttgtcttattgatatttccgctattatccacaagatggcaatcttatccaacttaaacactgaggcattcactcgacacaacagcgttgcgtgacgtgtgttttgatcaggctctgaatctgatctcttacaaagttcttcacaaaaatggaattatctccgcatttagctgaaaatttgagaggtgatgataactgataagacaacaaatgaaggtaggatgaaagtcttttgatgttgttggaaagcggatggactgttctttcatttgatatcttatgtttatttaaagatcatttttctgtaaggcattcaactaaaactgggtggcaacttaaaaaaaacgctgacggggaaaaagttaagcatgcttccaaaaatatttgatcatcacttcaacagttgcacgatataaatgttaatgtataaattagatgaatgttgatttataaaataaacaccacagtctttaatcagatattttcattgtgcctttgctgcgtctctgttgtttgtgaactacactctgttgcagccacacttgattctgaggaactactttgtttggcggaagagtaatatttatactaatataattacaacttatttgtgttttattttataaaatcccgctaacgttatgaatatgaagtaaccgttttataaacgcaataaacccctcgaagctttgggttaccagtgcattttataacagctaagggcttcgcgtcgtgcctaacaacgccccttagctgttataaaatgcactggtaacccactgcttcttggggtttattgctttattttacgatttgcgcaagtagattacatacaaagtcaatgcaaagacgtaaATAGATATAACCTCGCACGGGGCGATGCAAATTGGGCGGCGCAGTtgcaagttgaaaatgtttaaaaatttgcatgacacgaagttaaatcccactaGTAATCCAATGctccgcgtttggtgtgtacgcagcataagtCTGTTGCAGGTGATAATTCAGTTCTGTGCGTCTGGATTAAAGATGAATTTCTTCATTGTCACAGCTAATCTGCATCTCCAGACTGCTTTGGGTGTGAGAATAATGCTGTTATCAGTTTAACGGCTGACTGCTAACCTCCCTTTTTATTTTCCCCCTCTCTTTCTTTCCCTCCTCCCTGCTTACAATGTTAGTCTCTGAGCCAATTTTACAGTCAGGTACAGTATACACAGACCGGCCATAAATCTATAAAAGTTTATGGTTCTTCAGTTGTTtcataaacatgtttattttggcACCTCTGACATTCTTCCATTCTATCACTCTTTCGCTGTGAAGTCTTGTTGTAAATGTATTGTGTCTTTTGTCGACTTTCAAGGGCAAAATTAAATGTGTGGTGTGTTTCATCGTGTTCCATGCCATATGTTCAGTGCTGGTTGATTGTCTGTTTTGTGTATTGCATGAATAAGATATATGTGATAcacagggtgcgatttgtgaaaaaaacagagggggggatgttttcataggcGTCGATGTCGGCGACGGTGGGTACCCACCATATTTCGTCATGAATCATTTTGTACCCACCactagttttaacttttttgattgttttcagtggttatgaaGAGCAATATGAGAGAGAAATTTGGTAATTATTGTCCGACCtaaacaaaaatccattataatattcttatttttttaaatatttttctaatttaaatatttctaatattcagaaatgcgctctccgctcacgagctctgatcggaacaaacccgaacctcactgtctgctgaacttgcgcagaaacataaaaatataaccagcttttcaaaatagttttaaaactaaagatttatactattttagcacaaattatgagcttattgacgattttttataattcttgacataatgcgtctctgtccacagcacatttcaaaacattttaattcataaaataaatcatgagaacatgaactcatcactgcatttgcaggaattgtaaaatcttttttcttattaactcatgaagcagcctaacgcaatatttttactgtaatagCTTTTTTTTCCCCACACATATGAactgtgatcatgcacaacgaaaaaacatgcaataattaaatcttgaatggcaaaactatatggcacaatgtagtgtcaacttaaacataaatatgaacaatgtattgattgcaaagttaaaccattacagtagaaaccgttttaatgctgcttttaaagtaataacattaactttacaccgcgatgctgggctacagtgaaatgatagaaaagtcagatgcattatgtgttagtcacttagcctcatttgcgcaaactggacgcgcccgcgccttgctaaacgcctcatcggCATTTATCATGTGTGTAACTTCAGCCATTCTCAATGGTGTGACTGGGACACTAActctgcttgtcatcataaacagataatcagattgtgatctttattcccgctttattaatatgcggcTGAATATGCTGCATTTCATCTTTTCGACACACAGCTCCATAACCATCTCGCAAGTGTTGATAGGCTATTACTCGTGAGATGTAACCTGGtctgtaaccaatcagatagcgccgTGGGCGGGACATTGATCAAGTCTTCAGagtggtgaatacagagatgctgcgcggcagctgtatcagagccagccaaagtagcgcattttaaaacaaaattgactttaatcaaaccacggatccgtgataagttttgtgatccgtctcgccactagtgtagtagcactgatcactttgagagggggataaatttatccccaccggggataaaaataattaagcagaggcagggatacattgaccagaaagggggaaatcccacgcatcccccccggcaaatcgcaccctggtGATACACTAATAAAGCCTTTATTGTGGTTTTTGGTGAACACATTTTCTTGTGTTTGTACGTAGCTTCTCCCAGGGTGCTGTTGGGTATGTGTCAGAACCACTACAAATACACCCGACCCAAGAAGATCAGAGTGTGCGTGGGCACTTGGAACGTAAATGGTGGCAAGCAGTTTCGTAGCATTGCGTTTCGTAACCACACCCTCAATGACTGGTTGCTGGATGCCCCTAAAAAAGCCGGTCACCCAGAATTTCAAGGTGTGTGTGTTGATGCAAATAAGAAAAACCTATAATTGTATTACTGGATTCACGGACGTTTTGCATGTTTTGCTCCTACAGATAGCAAATCTAAGCCTGTGGACATATTCGCGAGCGGCTTTGAGGAAATGGTGGAGCTGAATGCAGGCAATATTGTCAGCGCAAGGTAAAATTATGTTAGAGATTTTAAGGTTCACTGGTTGTGGTTATAGAGTAAGCAGAAGCAAACTTCCCTGTGGACTAGGTTTGGTGCTACACACTTTCTTTTTATGATTAGTTAGTGTTTATTGTGTCATTGATTGTGTAATTTTtacaataactttttttaatctcCTCTTTCTTCCTGCCAGCACCACCAATCAGAAGCTGTGGGCCGCTGAGCTACAGAAGAACATCTCACGGGATCAGAGATATGTGCTGCTGGCCTCAGAGCAGCTGGTGGGTGTGTGTCTGTTCATCTTCATACGCCCTCAGCATGCACCTTTCATCAGGGATGTACTGtaccatttattttttataagatAGTTGACAAATCAGATTGACATGATTCTCATATAATGCATTGTTTTTCTCAAATAGGGATGTTGCGGTTGATACTGTAAAGACCGGGATGGGCGGTGCCACTGGTAATAAAGGGGGTGTGGCCATCCGGATGCTCTTCCACACCACCAGCATCTGCTTCGTGTGCTCGCACTTCGCTGCCGGCCAATCACAAGTCAAAGAGAGGAATGACGACTACAATGAAATTGCGCGCAAGCTCTCCTTCCCCATGGTAAACAGTCATGATGTAATGAATTTCTGGTGGTTCTGTTTAGTTTGGTTGGTGTACAGTATTTGGTTTTAATTTTAGGGTCGCCTGCTGTACTCCCATGATTACGTATTCTGGTGTGGAGATTTTAACTACCGGATAAGTCTGCCCAATGAAGAGGTGAAGGAGCTGATTAAACAGCAGAATTGGGAAGCTCTGGTCGCTGGAGATCAATTGGTGGAGCAGAAGAATGCTGGACAGGTACATCCAGGAAAACTAATTATATCAGCagactttttatttatttatcattttattcataatgttttttatatataatctagGTGTTTAGGGGTTTCATTGAAGGAAAACTAGATTTTGCTCCCACCTACAAATATGACCTGTTTTCTGAGGACTACGACACCAGTGAGAAGTGCCGCACACCTGCCTGGACCGACCGTGTGCTTTGGAAGAGAAGAAAGTGGAACTTTGATAAAACTGGTAACATGCATTCAGTCAACCAAACTTAAGATGCATAAATGATGATAGTTGCATGGCCTGAACTAGGAATGAACTTTCTTTACAGCAGAAGAGATGGAGTTGAATTTAGTCGGAGCCCCAGTGAACGAGGAAGATCCGTACCCATGGAGCCCTGGAGATCTAAAGTACTATGGCAGAGCAGAGCTAAAGACCTCTGATCACAGGTAAGAGCAAATAAATCTGACTTTCAACTGCTGCCCTCCAGTGTTGTTCAGCAGTACTGCAGGGAGGCATTGCAGTTTATGTTTTTACTGTGAGTGGTTGTCAAAGTATAGAAGTGAAAACTAAATTACTTATTAACTTTAGAGATGTTTATGAATGATGGTTGCACAACGGTCTGTTATTGTGGAGACATCTCCACGCCCCTAAACATGACATGGAATAAAGCGAAacgtgattggttgctttacgtGTTAGTCTTATCATGGCCTCTTGGGCAGACCCTGGTCATTTAAAACAACCATGAAGGTATTTGACAGCTCTCTGTCCTTGCAGGCCTGTGGTGGCCATCATAGATATGGATGTGCTAGAGGTGGATCCAGAGGCCAGACATCAGGTGTATAAGGAAGTGATCGCCCATCAGGGTCCACCTGATGGCACTATCCTTGTCTCTCTCTGCTCATCTGGTCCCGATGACTATTTCGATGATGCTTTGATTGACGACCTGCTGGACAAGTTTGCCAACTTCGGGGAGGTCATTCTTATCAGGTAGAAAATTTCATCGTCTTCTTATAAGTGCTTACATCAGTTTTTATATGACTTGTTATTAAACAAAGTCAAAatttatcatattttaaatCAGTGGTTTATTTTACTCATGAAACAGGTTTGTTGAGGAGAAAATGTGGGTGACGTTTTTGGAGGGCTACTCTGCTCTGGCTGCTCTGTCTTTGAGCGCCTCTACTGTAAGTCACTATGAAATCTCTAAATTCTGTAGAGCACcctaaatgttaattttaatgttaaaggggccattgcatgaaaatctgactttttccatgtttaagtgctatgattgggtccccagtgcctccatcaacccagaaaatgtgaaaGAGATCAACCCAGCAACCCAGCCCCGGCAAACCACTCTccacaagcacatgaaaaaataggtagttaaaatttggctctccttatgatgtcataaggagctcttattataataataccaccccttaatctgcactatccaaccactgcactgccatttagtgcagaaaaaaGCACAATTgggttttaattgcaacaaaccaccatcattgtgatcggtgtttgaatttcatcagctcatttgcattttaaaggacacacccaaaacggcacatttttgcacacacctacaaagtggcaattttaacataataaattatttatatggtattttgagctaaaatttcacatatgtgctctggggacaccaaagatttatttgacgtcttaaaaaagtcttgtgacatggcccctttaataccTTTCTATGCACTCATGCAGGTAAATGGAAAGACCATAGACATCCGTCTAAGGAGTTCTGGTTGGATAAAGAGTCTTGAGGAGGAAATGAGTGTGGAGCGAATCTGTGGCAGTATTCCGACATCCAGCAGCTCTACCCTGCTAGCAGAAAACTCTGAAATGGGAGAGGAGTTTGACATGGAAGGTCTGTCTCATGCCATTATAGTTTTACCACAATAAAGATGATGCAAgaacacaattgtttaattgttgtatGATGTGGGAAGGTGACGTGGACGATGAGGTTGAAGATATCTTACAACAGAACCTACAACCTGGAGTGGGCAGTGAGCCGGGTGTGTCCCCCACCCCATCCCCTCGCGGCAGCCCTTGCCCCTCTCCCACCCAAGGAGAGCCTGCTCCTCCAATCCGGCCTAGCAGAGCCCCTCCACGCACAGCCGGACCACCACAGGGTAGTGCAAGTTTTACGTAATTAATAGTTTGAATTTGTAAATTTTTAATGATTGAGTTGCATATCAGCCAATTCGTATACCTTAATACACATTACCTTAATTTTGCTTTATTTCGACACTGCTAAAAGGAGGATTAAGCCCAGCATCATGTAGAAGGGAACTGGCAGGTAAAAAGTGCAGTTAAAGTGGTGTTGCAGATGTACTTCAGCAGATTACAGAGCGTGTATTTGTGTTATCAAGGCTTCAGTGTGGTTTGCAGTGTAGTCAGCTAAGTTCAAGGCTGTACAACACTCATTTGTGTTAATaagatgttgttgttttttaaggtTCTCCTGTTGAATGTCAGCCGGCTGGAGCGCCTTCATATCAGACACTGGAGCCAAAACGCCCACCTCCACCTCGCCCTA contains the following coding sequences:
- the synj1 gene encoding synaptojanin-1 isoform X5, which gives rise to MAFSKGYRIYHKLDPPPYSVIVETRNQEECLMFESGAVAVLSAVEKETIKSAYTKMLDAYGILGVLRLNLGDSMLHSLVVVTGCSSVGKIQESEVFRVTGTDFVSLKNDPTDEDRIADVRKILNSGNFYFAWSSTGVSLDLSLNAHRRIREDISDNRFFWNQSLHLHLKHYGVNCDDWLLRLMCGGVEIRTIYAGHKQAKACVISRLSSERAGTRFNVRGTNDDGQVANFVETEQAIFLDDKVSSFIQIRGSIPLFWEQPGLQVGSHRVKLSRGFEANAPAFERHFSALRRLYGKQVIINLLGMKEGEHMLSKAFQSHLKASEHANAVKMLNFDYHQMVKGGKTDKLTTVLKPQISKFLEECGFFSHSTESGIQRCQAGTIRSNCLDCLDRTNSVQAFIALEMLPKQLEDMGLTEKPQLVARFQEVFRTMWSTNGDSISKIYAGTGALDGKAKGGKLKDGARSVTRTIQNNFFDSSKQEAIDVLRLGSTLNSDLADKARALLTTSSLYVSEPILQSASPRVLLGMCQNHYKYTRPKKIRVCVGTWNVNGGKQFRSIAFRNHTLNDWLLDAPKKAGHPEFQDSKSKPVDIFASGFEEMVELNAGNIVSASTTNQKLWAAELQKNISRDQRYVLLASEQLVGVCLFIFIRPQHAPFIRDVAVDTVKTGMGGATGNKGGVAIRMLFHTTSICFVCSHFAAGQSQVKERNDDYNEIARKLSFPMGRLLYSHDYVFWCGDFNYRISLPNEEVKELIKQQNWEALVAGDQLVEQKNAGQVFRGFIEGKLDFAPTYKYDLFSEDYDTSEKCRTPAWTDRVLWKRRKWNFDKTAEEMELNLVGAPVNEEDPYPWSPGDLKYYGRAELKTSDHRPVVAIIDMDVLEVDPEARHQVYKEVIAHQGPPDGTILVSLCSSGPDDYFDDALIDDLLDKFANFGEVILIRFVEEKMWVTFLEGYSALAALSLSASTVNGKTIDIRLRSSGWIKSLEEEMSVERICGSIPTSSSSTLLAENSEMGEEFDMEGDVDDEVEDILQQNLQPGVGSEPGVSPTPSPRGSPCPSPTQGEPAPPIRPSRAPPRTAGPPQGSPVECQPAGAPSYQTLEPKRPPPPRPNIPPARPAPPQRPPPPSGQKSPALARADAAARGQATGSAPGGTPRPIPPRAGVISVPPQARPPPPSHPGAPRPTAEVHPGAPRPTSDNHPGAPRPEPQSKPADLPLGPPPTLPGPMRPQMISPMQPQPISPMQPSVQAQVPPPIQSQLPPPMQPTFPTPLVPQAAGPAQAPSPGASGTPQPGLASPKPPPRSRSSHTLPPEATPPSTPATTSQQEQSSG
- the synj1 gene encoding synaptojanin-1 isoform X6; this encodes MAFSKGYRIYHKLDPPPYSVIVETRNQEECLMFESGAVAVLSAVEKETIKSAYTKMLDAYGILGVLRLNLGDSMLHSLVVVTGCSSVGKIQESEVFRVTGTDFVSLKNDPTDEDRIADVRKILNSGNFYFAWSSTGVSLDLSLNAHRRIREDISDNRFFWNQSLHLHLKHYGVNCDDWLLRLMCGGVEIRTIYAGHKQAKACVISRLSSERAGTRFNVRGTNDDGQVANFVETEQAIFLDDKVSSFIQIRGSIPLFWEQPGLQVGSHRVKLSRGFEANAPAFERHFSALRRLYGKQVIINLLGMKEGEHMLSKAFQSHLKASEHANAVKMLNFDYHQMVKGGKTDKLTTVLKPQISKFLEECGFFSHSTESGIQRCQAGTIRSNCLDCLDRTNSVQAFIALEMLPKQLEDMGLTEKPQLVARFQEVFRTMWSTNGDSISKIYAGTGALDGKAKGGKLKDGARSVTRTIQNNFFDSSKQEAIDVLRLGSTLNSDLADKARALLTTSSLYVSEPILQSASPRVLLGMCQNHYKYTRPKKIRVCVGTWNVNGGKQFRSIAFRNHTLNDWLLDAPKKAGHPEFQDSKSKPVDIFASGFEEMVELNAGNIVSASTTNQKLWAAELQKNISRDQRYVLLASEQLVGVCLFIFIRPQHAPFIRDVAVDTVKTGMGGATGNKGGVAIRMLFHTTSICFVCSHFAAGQSQVKERNDDYNEIARKLSFPMGRLLYSHDYVFWCGDFNYRISLPNEEVKELIKQQNWEALVAGDQLVEQKNAGQVFRGFIEGKLDFAPTYKYDLFSEDYDTSEKCRTPAWTDRVLWKRRKWNFDKTAEEMELNLVGAPVNEEDPYPWSPGDLKYYGRAELKTSDHRPVVAIIDMDVLEVDPEARHQVYKEVIAHQGPPDGTILVSLCSSGPDDYFDDALIDDLLDKFANFGEVILIRFVEEKMWVTFLEGYSALAALSLSASTVNGKTIDIRLRSSGWIKSLEEEMSVERICGSIPTSSSSTLLAENSEMGEEFDMEGDVDDEVEDILQQNLQPGVGSEPGVSPTPSPRGSPCPSPTQGEPAPPIRPSRAPPRTAGPPQGSPVECQPAGAPSYQTLEPKRPPPPRPNIPPARPAPPQRPPPPSGQKSPALARADAAARGQATGSAPGGTPRPIPPRAGVISVPPQARPPPPSHPGAPRPTAEVHPGAPRPTSDNHPGAPRPEPQSKPADLPLGPPPTLPGPMRPQMISPMQPQPISPMQPSVQAQVPPPIQSQLPPPMQPTFPTPLVPQAAGPAQAPSPGASGTPQPGLASPKPPPRSRSSHTLPPEATPPSTPATTSQEQSSG